Genomic DNA from Lactuca sativa cultivar Salinas chromosome 8, Lsat_Salinas_v11, whole genome shotgun sequence:
ATATAGTTTTGTCtgcataaaataattaaaaaagctGCGGAATTGGCATTCCCATGTCTTTGTTATGACAGTGAAAAAGAGAAGAAAAATCTTGTGTTTGGCAGGGAAAAAGAGATCTCCCAATTTGCTTTCATATCATATCAGACCCTCCCTCCCTGCACATGACCACACCATAACCTGATCCCGCCGCACTCACACCATTACTCATGCCTGTCAGAATTATTTCCAACAAGGATATTTTCGTCTTTTCCACCTTCTCCCTTAAGGGTATAACCGTCAATCACAAATTTCGCGCTGCACCCAAATTCTTTACATCCACACCCAACAGAGTTTCGTTGTTACATAACACCCCCACATAAATGGATATTTACACAGCTTGCACATTTTCTAGTAACGATTTATGATATTTTGCTCCACCCCCACTCTTAAATAACACCGTGAGAATTTGGGATACATTTTGATTTCAACATTAggttattatttaaatattaaatttaaatatgatgagtaaatagtttttgtataaaaatataaCTAAACATGCAATTATTGAGCTTAAGGTTAAACATGGGGGCTGAAAATAAAACATGGTTCCATCGCTTACATGCAAAGCGTAACTGCCACGTGTACTTAAGGCGTGGCGACACAGTCCAACAACAGCAGAAACGGAAGCGGCGACGTGGGGCCCACCTGCCTTCCATTCTCCCGCCTCTTCAACTCACGAACCCCTGTAACAACGGCCGTACAACCATAAAAACGGGACTGTGGGTCCCATCCTCCATCCCCACTTTATTTTTTATCACGTATTTGATCAACTAATTTTACGGATTTAATTTATAAACATTTTTCCAATGAATATTTATTATCATAATTTCTTTTAGAAAGATtagttttaaaataattatagGGTTTGGTTATCTCACATGCAAGTAGGGTGAGTATTGACATAGTGGGGTCCAACTACAGCACCCACCCGACCCGTATATCCAATGAACATTAACCTGCATACAATACCCTTGGCAAAAGCAAAAGAGGGAAAAGAACCCCTTGTTCCCCCACTTGCTTCTGTAGGCGCGTGTCATTCACTCTTCCCACCACTACTCTTCTCCATATTTATATATCCCCAACACTTCACACCGTTTCCTACTCCATTAAATATCTCTGCATCTTCTCCCTATCCAAATAGCGACCGACGGCGTGAAACTCATAATTAGACCCTTTTAAGTAGCAGGGATTTCTTTGCTGTAATCAGGTGGTGACTTATTTGTGATAGTGAAAATCTGCCATGGCGCAAGAGTTGGCTGACGGTGAGTTTTGGCTACCACCGGAGTTTCTCAACGACGAGGACATACTCATGGACTTCATTCCTGGAAAACCCAACCCTGCAACCCCCACCGGCGTTTTGAACAAGGGCTCTTACAGTTTCGGGTCGTACGGGCCTAACTCGGATCTGAGTTCTCCGGTGGAGTCTGTAATGGGCTCTACTGAGACGGAGAGTGATGAAGAAGATTACCTGAACTGTTTGTCCCAAAAGTTCGCTAAAACTACTCTACAAGATGATTTCCGGAAAGCAGATGCCAATTTCAACTACGAAAACAACCACTCTAAGGTATCGTTTTCAACCCTTTTTTGGGTGTTTTTGTTATTATATTCTCTTAAATCGTAATTTCTAATTTGGGGATTTCTTTTTGTGCAAATAGGCCACTAGGGTTATGGCGGGTTCGCCGCAATCAACACTGTGCGGTTGTAAAATGAGTTCAAGCAGGGGTAGCCCTAATTGTCCTTCACCGCCGGCCACGGCGGCGCTTAACCGCAACGAGGCTTCATGGGATCTTTTGTACGCTGCTGCCGGCGAAGTAGCTCGGATGAGGATGGTTGAAGAAGCTGCTTCCCGTTACTATAACCAAAACAAAAATTACATGGCTCAACAAGCACCTCGAAGAACATCAAGCCCTAACCTCAACTATCAACAACTTCAAGTTGCTCAAGTCAGTATCCAATATCCCTTTTATTTCGTACTCATTGTTATATTCCCATTTCTTCTAAATTCTGATGGTTTTTGTTCCTTTATGTAGTTTCAGCAGTTGAAGCAGCAACAAATGGCGAAGCAACATCAGTATCTGCAATTGATGCAACAGAACAGAACTAGGAATGACTCTGTAAACGGCCGGCCGGTGGCTCCGCCGGCGTCTGCGTGGCCTACGCCTCAACAATCCCAGCAGCAGCCACAGCAACGACCACCTGGGTCGGGTATGCGGGCTGTGTTCCTCGGAAACCTTACCACCAAACGAGAATCCACCGGTACTGGTGTTTTCTTGCCTCGCCAAATTGGAGCTCCAACTGAGCCTCTCAAGAAACGAGGTCTAATTTCTCACTTACTTCATTTGTTTTTTTCCACTAATCTTTTTTcgattttattaaatgataattTTAATTTGAATTACTGGATCTGACTTCTTTTTGGTATTATTTGGTTTGATTTTTTCAGGATGTTCGACAGTTCTGCTTCCCGATAGAGTTGTTCAGGCACTGAACTTGAACTTGGAAGCCATGGAAGCCGAGTCTAAGCTTCAGTCTCGTTGCAATGGAGGACCTCTTGCTTCTGACTACGGTAACTTTCGCACTCCACTTTTTTGTATTTAATATCTCCTGTTTTCATATTTGTAAATTCAAGTTTCTTAAATCTGTTTCTTGTTTCAGACGCCGAGATGATGTACCGGAGTAGCGTTATGATGGCCCAACAGCGGAGAAACACCCACCGTCAACAACCGGCATCAAAGGCGGAGTTCCGGCTACCTCAAGAATGGACCTATTGAAGAATCCAAATAGtagttttagcaaaaaaaaaatagtataatATATAGTATAGAAGATGATTTTAAGAATgggatttgttttgttttttagtGTTTGAACGAATGAATCAAAAAGGGGGGATGATGAATAAAGAAAGTGTTGGTGGGTGGGGTGATAGGAGAAGCAAAAATGCTCCGTTTTGGGTTAGAAAGGAGGGTTTTGTTTATTTTAAGAATAAGGTGATCAAGGTTTAGATTTAGTAGAAGGTGAAAGAAAGTCAAGCACAATGTACAAGTTTTTAATCCATGAGGTGGGTCGGGTCGGGTCGTGTTCTGGTTAATGTCTTTGGATGCTAGCCATCAACTTGgtgatattttattttgtttttggacACGAAAGTTTGTAGGAATGACAATTCCAACCCAGTATTTGGTAAAAAACTGGGCAAGTTATAATAAAAGTAACTATTAATTTTTATAGCTTTTGTTTTGTTCAATGAAATGTTGATTATTATGTAATAAATTGAATTATAAATGAGTTGATACGACTATGGTTGATGCATCTATAAATTTTATCATTGGTATATTATTAAATGAAGTGGATACAAAGACAATAAAATTCAACGACGTTGTCATTAGAATATTGCGGCAGAAAAAGACCAGTAAAATTTATTGAACGtaaaaaattaaactattaaaattTTAATGCGACATTTTTAGAATTGTAGAAAATATCAAAATAAAGTGTCACCTTGATACTTAACAAGTAATGCACCAAATTTGAGATTTGAGATTTGAGATAAGAGAGAGGGAAACTTTGTTTTGTAGAAAACTGAAAAGTGGTGGTTTT
This window encodes:
- the LOC111887118 gene encoding uncharacterized protein LOC111887118 encodes the protein MAQELADGEFWLPPEFLNDEDILMDFIPGKPNPATPTGVLNKGSYSFGSYGPNSDLSSPVESVMGSTETESDEEDYLNCLSQKFAKTTLQDDFRKADANFNYENNHSKATRVMAGSPQSTLCGCKMSSSRGSPNCPSPPATAALNRNEASWDLLYAAAGEVARMRMVEEAASRYYNQNKNYMAQQAPRRTSSPNLNYQQLQVAQFQQLKQQQMAKQHQYLQLMQQNRTRNDSVNGRPVAPPASAWPTPQQSQQQPQQRPPGSGMRAVFLGNLTTKRESTGTGVFLPRQIGAPTEPLKKRGCSTVLLPDRVVQALNLNLEAMEAESKLQSRCNGGPLASDYDAEMMYRSSVMMAQQRRNTHRQQPASKAEFRLPQEWTY